Proteins from a single region of Streptomyces sp. Tu 3180:
- a CDS encoding carbohydrate ABC transporter permease: MSAQATDVTPVPSTKRAALRRRLPGSLAWHLGSLVILAVILYPVVWVVGGSFKRSEDIIGSLDLFPGDPIVSNYTSLADGIADIPISTFFFNSLFLAVGSVIGILVSCSLTAYAFAKIRFAGRNLLFTLMIGTLLLPYHVLLIPQYVLFRNMDMINTYTPLLLGKYLATEAFFVFLMVQFMRNLPRELDEAARLDGCGHFRIYWSIVLPLSRPALITSAIFTFINAWNDFMGPLIYLNEPGKYTVSLGLKMFVDQEALANYGGMIAMSLVALLPVLAFFLAFQRYLIDGMATSGLKG; this comes from the coding sequence ATGAGCGCGCAGGCCACCGACGTCACGCCGGTCCCGTCGACGAAGCGGGCCGCCCTGCGGCGCAGGCTGCCGGGCTCGCTCGCCTGGCACCTCGGGTCGCTGGTGATCCTCGCGGTCATCCTCTACCCGGTGGTCTGGGTCGTCGGCGGTTCCTTCAAGAGGAGCGAGGACATCATCGGCAGCCTGGATCTCTTCCCGGGCGACCCGATCGTCTCCAACTACACGAGCCTCGCCGACGGGATCGCGGACATCCCGATCTCCACGTTCTTCTTCAACTCGCTGTTCCTCGCGGTCGGTTCGGTGATCGGGATCCTGGTGTCCTGCTCGCTCACGGCGTACGCCTTCGCGAAGATCAGGTTCGCGGGCCGCAATCTGCTGTTCACGCTGATGATCGGCACGCTGCTGCTGCCGTACCACGTGCTGCTGATCCCGCAGTACGTGCTCTTCCGCAACATGGACATGATCAACACGTACACCCCGCTCCTGCTGGGGAAGTACCTGGCCACGGAGGCGTTCTTCGTCTTCCTGATGGTGCAGTTCATGCGCAACCTGCCCAGGGAACTCGACGAGGCGGCCCGCCTCGACGGCTGCGGGCACTTCCGCATCTACTGGTCGATCGTCCTCCCGCTGAGCCGTCCGGCCCTGATCACCAGCGCCATCTTCACCTTCATCAACGCCTGGAACGACTTCATGGGCCCGCTGATCTACCTCAACGAGCCCGGCAAGTACACGGTCTCCCTCGGTCTGAAGATGTTCGTCGACCAGGAGGCGCTGGCGAACTACGGCGGCATGATCGCCATGTCGCTCGTCGCCCTGCTGCCCGTGCTCGCCTTCTTCCTGGCCTTCCAGCGCTATCTGATCGACGGCATGGCGACGTCCGGTCTGAAGGGCTGA
- a CDS encoding HIT domain-containing protein, whose protein sequence is MTSEPEQQWGVGTQDAFQRLWTPHRMAYIQGENKPTGPGADDGCPFCSIPAKSDEDGLVVRRGEHVYAVLNLYPYNGGHLMTVPYRHVADYTDLTADETAELAELTKQAMTALRTASGAQGFNIGMNQGTVAGAGIAAHLHQHIVPRWGGDTNFMPVVGHTRVLPQLLADTRRMLAEAWPTA, encoded by the coding sequence ATGACGAGTGAGCCGGAGCAGCAGTGGGGAGTGGGCACGCAGGACGCGTTCCAGCGTCTGTGGACGCCCCATCGGATGGCCTACATCCAGGGCGAGAACAAGCCGACCGGTCCCGGAGCCGACGACGGCTGTCCCTTCTGCTCGATCCCGGCCAAGTCCGACGAGGACGGGCTGGTCGTCCGGCGCGGCGAGCACGTGTACGCGGTGCTCAACCTCTACCCGTACAACGGCGGCCACCTGATGACGGTGCCCTACCGCCACGTCGCCGACTACACGGACCTCACGGCGGACGAGACCGCCGAGCTCGCCGAGCTCACCAAGCAGGCGATGACCGCCCTGCGCACCGCCTCCGGCGCGCAGGGCTTCAACATCGGCATGAACCAGGGCACGGTCGCGGGCGCCGGCATCGCCGCCCACCTGCACCAGCACATCGTCCCGCGCTGGGGCGGCGACACGAACTTCATGCCGGTGGTCGGCCACACGAGGGTGCTGCCGCAGCTGCTGGCCGACACCCGCAGGATGCTGGCGGAGGCGTGGCCGACGGCCTGA
- a CDS encoding elongation factor G-like protein EF-G2, whose product MGDKAHTHPGAAGRAQAADHPASVRNVVLVGHSGSGKTTLVEALALTAGAVNRAGRVEDGGTVSDYDDIEHRQQRSVQLSLVPVEWDGIKVNLLDTPGYADFVGELRAGLRAADAALFVVSASDGVDGSTRMVWDECAAVGMPRAIVVTHLEAARADFEEMTRICAEAFGGDDPDAVLPLYLPLRGPEGPDGHAPVTGLVGLLSQKLFDYSTGERKESEPGEDQLPLMEEARGRLIEGIIAESEDETLMDRYLGGEQVDVKTLVEDLERAVARGVFFPVLAAAPAAEGARQGLGTVELLELITGGFPTPLEHGTPRVTTVDGRPRELKPCDPDAPLVAEVVKTSSDPYVGRLSLIRVFSGTLRADQTVHVSGHGMADRGHEDHDVDERIGALSTPFGKQQRPVSHVIAGDLACVAKLSRAETGDTLSAKDDPLLMEPWEMPDPLLPLAIQAHSKPDEDKLSQGLARLVAEDPTMRLEQNQDTHQVVLWCLGEAHADVALERLRSRYGVKVDVVPHRVPLRETFGSRAAGRGRHVKQSGGHGQFAICEIEVEPLPGGSGIEFVDKVVGGAVPRQFIPSVEKGVRAQAAKGVAAGHPLIDVRVTLLDGKAHSVDSSDAAFQTAGALALREAASDAKIHLLEPVAEVSVLVGDDYVGAVMSDLSGRRGRVLGTEQSAGGRTLIKAEVPEIEIGRYSVDLRSLSHGTARFSRRYARHEPMPSQVAERVREEARAAS is encoded by the coding sequence ATGGGCGACAAGGCGCACACACACCCCGGAGCCGCCGGCAGGGCACAGGCGGCCGACCACCCCGCGTCCGTACGGAATGTGGTGCTGGTCGGCCACTCCGGATCGGGCAAGACCACCCTGGTGGAGGCTCTCGCGCTGACCGCGGGGGCGGTGAACCGGGCGGGCCGCGTGGAGGACGGCGGCACCGTCTCCGACTACGACGACATCGAGCACCGGCAGCAGCGCTCCGTACAGCTCTCGCTGGTGCCGGTCGAGTGGGACGGCATCAAGGTCAACCTCCTGGACACCCCCGGATACGCCGACTTCGTCGGGGAGCTCAGGGCCGGTCTGCGGGCGGCGGACGCGGCCCTCTTCGTCGTCTCGGCCTCGGACGGCGTGGACGGCTCGACCCGGATGGTGTGGGACGAGTGCGCGGCGGTCGGCATGCCGCGCGCCATCGTCGTCACGCACCTGGAGGCGGCCCGCGCGGACTTCGAGGAGATGACCCGGATCTGCGCGGAGGCCTTCGGCGGGGACGACCCCGACGCCGTGCTGCCGCTGTACCTGCCGCTGCGCGGCCCCGAGGGCCCCGACGGGCACGCGCCCGTGACGGGGCTGGTCGGACTGCTGTCGCAGAAGCTGTTCGACTACTCCACCGGCGAGCGCAAGGAGTCCGAGCCCGGCGAGGACCAGCTGCCGCTGATGGAGGAGGCCCGCGGCCGGCTCATCGAGGGGATCATCGCCGAGAGCGAGGACGAGACCCTCATGGACCGCTACCTCGGCGGCGAGCAGGTCGACGTCAAGACGCTGGTCGAGGACCTGGAACGGGCGGTCGCGCGCGGGGTGTTCTTCCCCGTCCTGGCCGCCGCCCCCGCGGCCGAGGGCGCCCGCCAGGGGCTCGGCACGGTCGAGCTCCTGGAGCTGATCACGGGCGGCTTCCCGACCCCGCTGGAGCACGGCACCCCGCGCGTGACCACCGTGGACGGCCGGCCGCGCGAGCTGAAGCCGTGCGACCCCGACGCGCCGCTGGTCGCGGAGGTCGTGAAGACCTCGTCCGACCCGTACGTCGGCCGGCTCTCCCTGATCCGGGTCTTCTCCGGCACCCTGCGCGCCGACCAGACGGTCCACGTCTCCGGGCACGGAATGGCCGACCGGGGCCACGAGGACCACGACGTCGACGAGCGGATCGGCGCCCTGTCCACGCCGTTCGGCAAGCAGCAGCGGCCGGTGTCGCACGTCATCGCGGGCGACCTCGCGTGTGTGGCGAAGCTCAGCCGCGCGGAGACCGGGGACACCCTGTCCGCCAAGGACGACCCGCTGCTCATGGAGCCGTGGGAGATGCCCGACCCGCTGCTGCCGCTGGCCATCCAGGCGCACAGCAAACCCGACGAGGACAAGCTGTCGCAGGGACTGGCCCGGCTGGTGGCCGAGGACCCGACGATGCGGCTGGAGCAGAACCAGGACACCCACCAGGTGGTCCTGTGGTGCCTGGGCGAGGCGCACGCGGACGTGGCCCTGGAGCGGCTGCGCAGCCGCTACGGCGTCAAGGTCGACGTCGTGCCCCACCGGGTCCCGCTCAGGGAGACCTTCGGGAGCAGGGCCGCCGGGCGCGGCCGGCACGTCAAGCAGTCCGGCGGCCACGGGCAGTTCGCCATCTGCGAGATCGAGGTGGAGCCGCTGCCGGGCGGCTCGGGCATCGAGTTCGTGGACAAGGTGGTCGGCGGGGCCGTGCCGCGGCAGTTCATCCCGTCGGTCGAGAAGGGCGTGCGGGCCCAGGCCGCCAAGGGGGTCGCCGCGGGGCACCCGCTGATCGACGTGCGGGTGACGCTGCTGGACGGCAAGGCGCACTCGGTGGACTCCTCCGACGCCGCGTTCCAGACGGCCGGTGCCCTCGCGCTGCGGGAGGCGGCCTCGGACGCGAAGATCCACCTCCTCGAGCCGGTGGCCGAGGTGAGCGTCCTGGTCGGCGACGACTACGTCGGCGCGGTGATGAGCGACCTGTCCGGCCGGCGCGGCCGGGTGCTCGGCACCGAGCAGTCGGCGGGCGGGCGCACGCTGATCAAGGCCGAGGTGCCGGAGATCGAGATCGGCCGGTACTCCGTCGACCTGCGCTCCCTGTCGCACGGCACCGCCCGCTTCAGCCGCCGGTACGCGCGGCACGAGCCGATGCCGTCCCAGGTCGCGGAACGGGTGCGCGAGGAGGCGCGCGCCGCCTCGTAG
- a CDS encoding SRPBCC family protein translates to MDWNHYRFRSLWTLPAPAPVVYRVLERVEDYPLWWPQVREVVRLDATSGIVRIRSLMPFDLWTTLRVGRRDAEAGILEAGLSGDIDGWARWTVTRLGPGGSLAHYEQEVDVRKPLLRRLAVPGRPVFRLNHALMMRSGRRGLAAHLEAV, encoded by the coding sequence ATGGACTGGAACCATTACCGATTCCGCAGTCTGTGGACCCTGCCCGCGCCCGCACCGGTGGTCTACCGGGTCCTGGAGCGGGTCGAGGACTACCCCCTGTGGTGGCCCCAGGTACGGGAGGTCGTCCGGCTCGACGCCACCAGCGGGATCGTCCGGATCCGCTCCCTGATGCCCTTCGACCTGTGGACGACCCTGCGCGTGGGGCGGCGCGACGCGGAGGCCGGGATCCTGGAAGCGGGCCTGTCCGGGGACATCGACGGCTGGGCCCGCTGGACCGTCACCCGGCTGGGCCCCGGCGGCAGCCTCGCCCACTACGAACAGGAGGTGGACGTCCGCAAGCCGCTGCTGCGGCGGCTCGCCGTGCCGGGACGGCCCGTCTTCCGCCTCAACCACGCCCTGATGATGCGCTCGGGGCGGCGGGGGCTGGCCGCCCACCTGGAAGCGGTTTGA
- the thrS gene encoding threonine--tRNA ligase, translating into MSDVRVIIQRDSEREERVVTTGTTAAELFAGERSVIAARVAGELKDLSYEVRDGETVEGVEISSEDGLNILRHSTAHVMAQAVQELFPEAKLGIGPPVRDGFYYDFDVDKPFTPEDLKAIEKKMQEIQKRGQRFSRRVVTDEAAREELADEPYKLELIGLKGSASSEDGADVEVGAGELTIYDNLDARTGELCWKDLCRGPHLPTTRNIPAFKLMRNAAAYWRGSEKNPMLQRIYGTAWPSKDELKAHLEFLAEAEKRDHRKLGSELDLFSIPEQIGSGLAVFHPKGGIIRRVMEDYSRRRHEEEGYEFVYTPHATKGKLFETSGHLDWYADGMYPPMQLDEGVDYYLKPMNCPMHNLIFDARGRSYRELPLRLFEFGTVYRYEKSGVVHGLTRARGFTQDDAHIYCTREQMSEELDKTLTFVLNLLRDYGLTDFYLELSTKDPEKFVGSDEAWEEATETLRQVAEKQGLPLVPDPGGAAFYGPKISVQAKDAIGRTWQMSTIQLDFNLPERFDLEYTAADGSKTRPVMIHRALFGSIERFFAVLLEHYAGAFPAWLAPVQAIGIPIGDAHVEYLEKFAAAARRQGLRVEVDSSSDRMQKKIRNAQKQKVPFMVIAGDEDMANGAVSFRYRDGSQENGIPVDEAIAKIAKVVEERAQV; encoded by the coding sequence GTGTCAGACGTCCGTGTGATCATCCAACGCGATTCCGAGCGGGAAGAACGCGTGGTGACGACGGGCACTACGGCCGCCGAGCTCTTCGCCGGCGAGCGCTCGGTCATCGCCGCGCGCGTGGCCGGCGAGCTCAAGGACCTCTCCTACGAGGTCAGGGACGGCGAGACCGTCGAGGGTGTCGAGATCTCCTCCGAGGACGGCCTCAACATCCTGCGCCACTCCACCGCGCACGTCATGGCCCAGGCCGTGCAGGAGCTGTTCCCCGAGGCCAAGCTGGGCATCGGCCCGCCGGTCCGGGACGGCTTCTACTACGACTTCGACGTGGACAAGCCGTTCACGCCCGAGGACCTCAAGGCCATCGAGAAGAAGATGCAGGAGATCCAGAAGCGCGGGCAGCGCTTCTCCCGCCGCGTCGTCACCGACGAGGCCGCCCGCGAGGAGCTCGCCGACGAGCCGTACAAGCTGGAGCTGATCGGCCTCAAGGGGTCCGCCTCCAGCGAGGACGGCGCGGACGTCGAGGTCGGCGCCGGCGAGCTGACGATCTACGACAACCTGGACGCCAGGACCGGCGAGCTGTGCTGGAAGGACCTCTGCCGCGGTCCCCACCTGCCCACCACCCGGAACATCCCGGCGTTCAAGCTGATGCGCAACGCGGCCGCCTACTGGCGCGGCAGCGAGAAGAACCCGATGCTCCAGCGCATCTACGGCACCGCCTGGCCGTCCAAGGACGAGCTGAAGGCGCACCTGGAGTTCCTCGCCGAGGCCGAGAAGCGCGACCACCGCAAGCTCGGCTCCGAGCTCGACCTGTTCTCCATCCCGGAGCAGATCGGCTCCGGCCTCGCCGTCTTCCACCCCAAGGGCGGCATCATCCGCCGGGTCATGGAGGACTACTCGCGGCGCCGCCACGAGGAGGAGGGCTACGAGTTCGTCTACACCCCGCACGCGACGAAGGGGAAGCTCTTCGAGACCTCGGGCCACCTGGACTGGTACGCCGACGGCATGTACCCGCCCATGCAGCTCGACGAGGGCGTGGACTACTACCTCAAGCCCATGAACTGCCCGATGCACAACCTGATCTTCGACGCGCGCGGCCGGTCGTACCGTGAACTGCCGCTGCGCCTGTTCGAGTTCGGCACCGTGTACCGGTACGAGAAGTCGGGTGTCGTGCACGGCCTGACCCGGGCCCGCGGCTTCACCCAGGACGACGCGCACATCTACTGCACCCGCGAGCAGATGTCCGAGGAGCTCGACAAGACCCTCACCTTCGTCCTGAACCTGCTGCGCGACTACGGCCTGACCGACTTCTACCTGGAGCTGTCCACCAAGGACCCGGAGAAGTTCGTCGGCTCCGACGAGGCGTGGGAGGAGGCCACCGAGACGCTGCGCCAGGTCGCCGAGAAGCAGGGCCTGCCGCTGGTCCCGGACCCGGGCGGCGCCGCGTTCTACGGCCCGAAGATCTCCGTGCAGGCCAAGGACGCCATCGGCCGCACCTGGCAGATGTCGACCATCCAGCTCGACTTCAACCTGCCGGAGCGCTTCGACCTGGAGTACACCGCCGCGGACGGCTCCAAGACCCGCCCGGTCATGATCCACCGCGCGCTGTTCGGCTCCATCGAGCGCTTCTTCGCCGTGCTGCTCGAGCACTACGCGGGCGCGTTCCCGGCGTGGCTGGCGCCGGTCCAGGCGATCGGCATCCCGATCGGCGACGCGCACGTCGAGTACCTGGAGAAGTTCGCGGCGGCGGCCCGCAGGCAGGGGCTGCGCGTCGAGGTCGACTCCTCCTCGGACCGGATGCAGAAGAAGATCCGCAACGCCCAGAAGCAGAAGGTGCCCTTCATGGTCATCGCGGGCGACGAGGACATGGCGAACGGCGCGGTCTCCTTCCGCTACCGCGACGGCTCGCAGGAGAACGGCATCCCCGTCGACGAGGCCATCGCGAAGATCGCGAAGGTCGTCGAGGAGCGGGCGCAGGTCTGA
- a CDS encoding 3'-5' exonuclease — protein sequence MTCWYEGPLAAFDTETTGVDVETDRIVSAALVVQDAPGTRPRVTRWLVNPGVPVPAEAARVHGLTEEHLQRNGRWPAPVMYEVAQALAEQAGVGRPLVVMNAPFDLTLLDRELRRHRASSLSRWLERTPLLVLDPRVLDKHLDRYRKGRRTLTDLCAHYGVPLEEAHDAAADAVAALEVTRAVGRRFAARLERLSPGELHTLQAVWHAAQARGLQAWFARSGTEEVVDPAWPLRPDLPAAA from the coding sequence ATGACGTGCTGGTACGAGGGGCCGCTGGCCGCTTTCGACACGGAGACGACGGGTGTGGACGTCGAGACCGACCGGATCGTGTCGGCCGCGCTCGTCGTCCAGGACGCCCCGGGGACCCGGCCCCGGGTGACCCGCTGGCTGGTGAACCCGGGGGTGCCGGTGCCCGCCGAGGCGGCCCGGGTGCACGGGCTGACGGAGGAGCACCTGCAGCGCAACGGCCGCTGGCCGGCGCCGGTGATGTACGAGGTGGCCCAGGCGCTGGCGGAGCAGGCCGGGGTGGGCCGCCCGCTGGTGGTGATGAACGCGCCGTTCGACCTCACCCTGCTGGACCGGGAGTTGCGCCGGCACCGCGCCTCGTCGCTGAGCCGCTGGCTCGAGCGGACGCCGCTGCTGGTGCTGGACCCGCGGGTGCTCGACAAGCACCTGGACCGCTACCGCAAGGGCCGCCGCACGCTGACCGACCTGTGCGCGCACTACGGCGTCCCCCTGGAGGAGGCGCACGACGCGGCGGCGGACGCGGTGGCCGCGCTGGAGGTCACCCGGGCGGTGGGGCGGCGTTTCGCGGCGCGGCTGGAACGGCTGTCCCCCGGTGAGCTGCACACCCTGCAGGCGGTGTGGCACGCGGCGCAGGCCAGGGGGCTGCAGGCGTGGTTCGCGCGCAGCGGCACCGAGGAGGTGGTGGACCCGGCCTGGCCGCTGCGCCCGGACCTGCCGGCGGCGGCGTGA
- a CDS encoding Tat pathway signal sequence domain protein gives MSPLPRRSLLKAAAVAGAAAQFSWALGERNAAAAPRAEAAAADPVTLDWLEDGGLGAAPGSTVGVPWPKGAHQEDQTFALTDADGRSVPVQSWPIAYWPDGSLKWTAHAVSSGSGRLTLTAGTPAAPEKRVTVDRRGGTVDVSTGVITARIGTSGATLVKSVTRGATEIARDGRLVVLRQPEYEDGDQTTVRTERFDGAVSEVTVEQEGPVRAVVRVDGRHRRGSRGWLPFSVRLYFYAGADSFRMVHTLTYDGKQEPGTASGDFVRGIGVRFTVPLRDASYDRHIRIGGEGTGLLREAVKGITGLRRDPGPAVQQAQFEGRKLPDPSTWDQRVTTRLQYIPEWGDYTLSQLSADGFTLRKRTKKGHGWIGAGGGRRASGFGYVGGVSGGLSFGLRDFWEKHPAQLDIRGAHTDEAEVTLWLWSPEAQPMDLRFYHDGMGQDTFPEQLEGLNITYEDYEPGFGTPHGIARTSELLFWANESTPSAEELARQVEAVRVLPQLAAPPGQLIGAGVFGKGLFAEPDRSTPAKARIEDHLDFLFTYYKDQVEQRRWYGFWDYGDIMHTYDTVRHQWRYDVGGYAWDNSELSPDLWLWYAYLRSGRADIFRFAEAMTRHTGEVDVYHLGRWAGLGTRHGVQHFADSAKQQRIANTTYRRYYYFLTADERVGDLMHANVDSDETFLALDPLRKIRTEPYTPDRNALSVGFGTDWSGLVSAWLTEWERKGPKWEKARARVLSTMETIAAQPNGFVQGSGLYDLDTGRFAVADTPKVEVSHLSAVFGLNELCAELIDLVDMPEFAEAYYDYCRYFNATKAEQAARYGSNFGSLILFQGHSRLDAYAAVRTGDEKLAERAWEKFYNSDGYKESAPWRTEKISGPTALVAGSEATWVSTNDTALYGLAAIENLALLGNRMP, from the coding sequence ATGTCCCCCCTTCCCCGCAGATCCCTCCTCAAGGCGGCCGCCGTCGCCGGAGCCGCCGCCCAGTTCAGCTGGGCGCTGGGGGAGCGGAACGCCGCCGCCGCGCCCCGGGCCGAGGCCGCCGCCGCGGACCCGGTGACCCTGGACTGGCTGGAGGACGGCGGCCTGGGCGCGGCGCCCGGCTCCACCGTCGGCGTGCCCTGGCCCAAGGGCGCCCACCAGGAGGACCAGACCTTCGCGCTGACCGACGCCGACGGGAGATCCGTCCCCGTGCAGTCCTGGCCGATCGCCTACTGGCCCGACGGATCCCTCAAGTGGACCGCGCACGCGGTGAGCTCGGGCTCCGGCAGGCTGACCCTGACCGCGGGGACGCCCGCCGCACCCGAGAAGAGGGTCACCGTCGACAGGCGCGGCGGCACCGTCGACGTATCGACCGGAGTCATCACCGCGAGGATCGGCACCTCCGGCGCCACCCTCGTCAAGTCGGTCACCCGCGGCGCGACCGAGATCGCCCGCGACGGCCGCCTCGTCGTGCTGCGCCAGCCCGAGTACGAGGACGGCGACCAGACCACCGTCCGCACCGAGCGCTTCGACGGCGCCGTCTCCGAGGTCACCGTCGAGCAGGAGGGCCCGGTCCGCGCGGTCGTCCGCGTCGACGGCAGGCACCGCAGGGGCAGCCGCGGCTGGCTCCCCTTCTCCGTCCGCCTCTACTTCTACGCGGGCGCCGACTCCTTCCGCATGGTGCACACCCTCACCTACGACGGGAAGCAGGAGCCCGGCACGGCGAGCGGCGACTTCGTCCGCGGCATCGGCGTCCGCTTCACCGTCCCCCTGCGCGACGCGTCCTACGACCGGCACATCCGCATCGGCGGCGAGGGCACCGGCCTGCTCCGCGAGGCCGTCAAGGGCATCACCGGACTGCGCCGCGACCCGGGCCCCGCCGTGCAGCAGGCCCAGTTCGAGGGCAGGAAGCTGCCCGACCCGTCCACCTGGGACCAGCGCGTCACCACCCGCCTGCAGTACATCCCCGAGTGGGGCGACTACACCCTCTCCCAGCTCTCCGCCGACGGCTTCACCCTGCGCAAGCGCACCAAGAAGGGCCACGGCTGGATCGGCGCGGGCGGCGGCCGGCGCGCCTCCGGCTTCGGCTACGTCGGCGGCGTCAGCGGCGGGCTCTCCTTCGGCCTGCGCGACTTCTGGGAGAAGCACCCCGCCCAGCTCGACATCCGCGGCGCCCACACCGACGAGGCCGAGGTCACCCTCTGGCTCTGGTCCCCCGAGGCCCAGCCCATGGACCTGCGCTTCTACCACGACGGCATGGGCCAGGACACCTTCCCCGAACAGCTCGAGGGCCTCAACATCACCTACGAGGACTACGAGCCCGGGTTCGGCACCCCCCACGGCATCGCCCGCACCTCCGAACTCCTCTTCTGGGCCAACGAGTCCACCCCGAGCGCCGAGGAGCTCGCCCGCCAGGTCGAGGCCGTCCGCGTCCTCCCGCAGCTCGCCGCTCCGCCCGGGCAGCTCATCGGGGCGGGCGTCTTCGGCAAGGGCCTGTTCGCCGAGCCGGACCGCTCCACCCCGGCCAAGGCGAGGATCGAGGACCACCTCGACTTCCTCTTCACCTACTACAAGGACCAGGTGGAGCAGCGCCGCTGGTACGGCTTCTGGGACTACGGCGACATCATGCACACCTACGACACCGTCCGGCACCAGTGGCGCTACGACGTGGGCGGCTACGCCTGGGACAACTCCGAGCTCTCACCGGACCTGTGGCTCTGGTACGCGTACCTGCGCTCCGGCCGCGCCGACATCTTCCGCTTCGCCGAGGCGATGACCCGCCACACCGGCGAGGTCGACGTCTACCACCTGGGCAGGTGGGCCGGCCTCGGCACCCGGCACGGCGTCCAGCACTTCGCCGACAGCGCCAAGCAGCAGCGCATCGCCAACACCACCTACCGGCGCTACTACTACTTCCTCACCGCCGACGAACGCGTCGGCGACCTCATGCACGCCAACGTCGACTCCGACGAGACCTTCCTCGCCCTGGACCCGCTGCGCAAGATCCGCACCGAGCCCTACACCCCCGACCGCAACGCCCTGTCCGTCGGCTTCGGCACCGACTGGAGCGGACTGGTCTCCGCCTGGCTCACCGAGTGGGAGCGCAAGGGCCCGAAGTGGGAGAAGGCCAGGGCCCGCGTGCTGTCCACCATGGAGACCATCGCCGCCCAGCCCAACGGTTTCGTCCAGGGCAGCGGACTGTACGACCTGGACACCGGGAGGTTCGCCGTCGCCGACACCCCGAAGGTCGAGGTCTCCCACCTGTCGGCCGTCTTCGGGCTCAACGAGCTGTGCGCCGAGCTCATCGACCTGGTCGACATGCCGGAGTTCGCGGAGGCGTACTACGACTACTGCCGCTACTTCAACGCCACCAAGGCCGAGCAGGCGGCGCGCTACGGCTCGAACTTCGGCAGCCTGATCCTCTTCCAGGGCCACTCCCGCCTCGACGCCTACGCCGCCGTGCGGACCGGGGACGAGAAGCTGGCCGAGCGGGCCTGGGAGAAGTTCTACAACTCCGACGGGTACAAGGAGTCGGCGCCCTGGAGGACCGAGAAGATCAGCGGCCCCACGGCCCTGGTCGCGGGCAGTGAGGCCACCTGGGTCTCCACCAACGACACCGCCCTCTACGGCCTCGCCGCCATCGAGAACCTGGCGCTGCTGGGGAACCGGATGCCGTAG
- a CDS encoding DUF4365 domain-containing protein, with translation MAIAQPERGGLLPERTPPTRGTLATTACMETLQVGYLHAVAAAAGCSLSQPFPDNGIDWHVSHSAPGHTVDDEVTIKVQLKATYQIAPGPPGRSFPFTLDNAHLVKLARTPVSVHKILVVMLVPRSQDDWLRAGHDRLDLRHCCYWTNLAGHPVTGRHRTTVRIPTSRIFDDRALCEIMTRVGTGGKP, from the coding sequence ATGGCCATCGCGCAGCCCGAACGGGGCGGGCTGCTGCCCGAGCGCACGCCACCCACCCGCGGCACCCTCGCCACCACCGCCTGCATGGAGACCCTGCAGGTCGGCTACCTGCACGCCGTCGCGGCCGCCGCGGGCTGCTCGCTGTCCCAGCCCTTCCCGGACAACGGCATCGACTGGCACGTCAGCCACAGCGCCCCCGGGCACACGGTCGACGACGAGGTCACCATCAAGGTGCAGCTCAAGGCGACCTACCAGATCGCACCCGGCCCGCCCGGCCGCTCCTTCCCCTTCACGCTCGACAACGCGCACCTGGTGAAGCTCGCCCGCACTCCGGTCTCGGTGCACAAGATCCTGGTCGTCATGCTCGTCCCGCGCTCGCAGGACGACTGGCTGCGGGCCGGTCACGACCGGCTCGACCTGCGGCACTGCTGCTACTGGACCAACCTCGCCGGGCATCCGGTCACCGGCCGGCACCGCACCACCGTGCGGATCCCCACCTCACGCATCTTCGACGACCGGGCGCTGTGCGAGATCATGACGCGGGTCGGGACGGGAGGAAAACCGTGA